One Brassica napus cultivar Da-Ae chromosome A1, Da-Ae, whole genome shotgun sequence genomic region harbors:
- the LOC106364708 gene encoding uncharacterized protein LOC106364708: MEVLCICGQWISKESLQWEFLVDLKRNASIISIEEDLLYEDLMKIVSEDFSVKEEEISLSYVPLNANPAMFSTVQSEKQSLLYEGVSTVPLNVLPDFSTDSASCNIQASDTFASTVPLNASPVILSTVQSEKQNLLYEGVSTVPLNALPDFSPVHIGLSPNTRVAGDIKVNSYFKTKRELMLRMKKWALEWKFEYKTVSSNKSRVLLSCVDENCTWRMRAIKLPVSDFFVVKKYVHEHTCDTTHRKANHRQASAKLLGSLISSNYGEKKEGLKPKQIIEQVRMLHGVHINYKQAWRVREEAQILVRGTPEDSYYNLSRWLYKITETNPGSLTYQHVDAAGKFKYAFVAFGPSIRGFSLMRRVIAVDGTFLKGKFNGTLLAACAQDGNYHLYPLAFAVVDAENGASWKWFFRGLSQKIPDASDLVFVSDRANSISSALEDVYPLSHHGICRIHLLRNITPTYAKTGLLPLVESAADAYTCHEFWLIFKDIKDKCPELAKYLEESDFRKWARSYAPANRYNIMTTNIAESLNSMLKMPRELPIISLLETIRLTMTTWFFERREAAAKHKHLVTPKVVQKLVSRLGAAMLLNVYQVDRSEFEVKNETMKFVVDLEKRHCTCNVFDIDKIPCIHAIAAAKHIKRDENRFVDASHLTETWAKAYAESIHPGGELSTSTYPENIDELSCPPPATKKKSGRPPTKRKRSVGEFGVPGSKSQSHKCSRCGTGGHNKITCQRPIG; this comes from the exons ATGGAAGTTTTGTGCATCTGTGGACAATGGATCTCAAAAGAATCTCTCCAGTGGGAGTTTCTTGTTGATTTGAAGAGGAATGCATCAATCATTTCCATAGAAGAAGATCTACTGTATGAAGATTTGATGAAGATTGTCTCTGAAGATTTTAGTGTTAAAGAGGAAGAAATCAGTTTGAGTTATG TTCCATTGAATGCCAATCCAGCGATGTTTTCTACTGTGCAGAGTGAAAAACAG AGTCTTCTATATGAAGGTGTTTCTACAGTTCCTCTGAATGTTCTTCCGGATTTTAGTACTGATTCAGCTAGCTGTAACATtcaagcttctgatacatttgcttctaCTGTTCCATTGAATGCCAGTCCAGTGATTCTTTCTACTGTGCAGAGTGAAAAACAG AATCTTCTATATGAAGGTGTTTCTACAGTTCCTCTGAATGCTCTTCCGGATTTTAGCCCTGTCCATATTGGACTTTCACCAAACACGAGAGTAGCTGGCGATATTAAGGTGAATAGCTATTTTAAGACAAAGAGAGAGTtgatgttgaggatgaagaaatgggcTTTAGAGTGGAAGTTTGAGTACAAGACTGTCTCTTCTAACAAGTCAAGAGTGCTTTTGAGTTGTGTTGATGAAAATTGCACGTGGAGGATGCGTGCTATCAAGCTACctgtttcagattttttcgtTGTTAAAAAGTATGTTCATGAGCATACATGCGATACAACACACAGGAAAGCCAACCACAGACAAGCATCTGCAAAGTTGTTGGGTTCTTTGATTTCCAGCAATTATGGAGAAAAAAAGGAAGGTCTCAAACCGAAACAGATCATTGAACAGGTCAGGATGCTGCATGGTGTTCACATCAATTACAAACAAGCTTGGAGAGTGAGAGAAGAAGCTCAGATTTTGGTTAGAGGGACTCCTGAAGACAGCTATTACAATTTGTCTAGGTGGTTGTATAAAATCACAGAAACAAACCCTGGTTCCTTGACTTATCAACATGTTGATGCTGCAGGAAAGTTCAAGTATGCATTTGTGGCTTTTGGTCCATCGATAAGGGGATTCTCATTGATGAGGAGAGTTATTGCAGTAGATGGTACATTTCTGAAGGGAAAATTCAATGGGACTTTATTGGCAGCTTGTGCTCAAGATGGGAATTATCATCTATATCCTCTCGCCTTTGCAGTGGTTGACGCAGAAAACGGCGCCTCTTGGAAATGGTTCTTTAGAGGTTTGAGCCAGAAGATCCCGGACGCTTCGGATCTTGTTTTTGTATCAGACAGGGCTAACTCCATTTCTTCAGCGTTGGAGGATGTATATCCCTTATCTCACCATGGAATTTGCAGGATCCATCTGCTCCGCAACATCACTCCTACATATGCGAAGACTGGGTTGCTACCTCTGGTGGAAAGCGCTGCTGATGCCTATACGTGTCACGAGTTCTGGTTAATCTTCAAGGACATAAAGGATAAATGTCCTGAATTGGCTAAGTATCTGGAAGAGTCTGATTTTAGGAAGTGGGCACGAAGCTATGCGCCTGCGAACAGGTATAATATCATGACTACCAACATTGCAGAGTCTCTCAATTCTATGTTGAAGATGCCTCGTGAGTTGCCCATTATCTCTCTCCTTGAAACTATCAGATTGACGATGACCACTTGGTTTTTTGAGCGACGCGAAGCGGCTGCGAAACATAAGCACCTGGTTACTCCAAAAGTTGTGCAGAAATTGGTATCTAGGTTAGGGGCCGCAATGTTGTTGAATGTGTATCAAGTTGATCGAAGCGAGTTTGAGGTGAAGAATGAAACAATGAAGTTTGTTGTTGACTTGGAGAAGCGGCATTGCACATGTAATGTTTTCGACATTGACAAGATCCCCTGCATCCATGCCATCGCTGCTGCTAAGCATATCAAGAGAGATGAAAACCGTTTTGTTGATGCTTCTCACTTGACAGAAACGTGGGCTAAAGCTTATGCTGAAAGCATACATCCTGGTGGAGAGTTGTCAACGTCCACCTATCCAGAGAATATTGATGAACTGTCTTGCCCACCTCCagctaccaaaaagaaaagtggACGCCCTcctacaaagagaaagagatccgtTGGCGAGTTTGGGGTTCCTGGATCTAAATCTCAGTCCCACAAGTGCAGCAGATGTGGCACAGGAGGGCACAACAAGATCACATGCCAGAGGCCTATAGGATGA